The following coding sequences are from one Gemmatimonadota bacterium window:
- a CDS encoding S8 family serine peptidase, protein MGQDSAPTGAGVKVALIDSGVNAQHSHVGNVAGGIHFFLNDENAVQTSPEYPDHIGHGTALAGVVRAKAPQSELYAVKIFTDHLATAFPVLEAALGWAIGQRMKSISLSLGLINAQHRQPLSTLVAQAQEANLILIASSPPDRSDVLPATLPGVIGVAADESCAWDEYRALTDSPVPFRAHPYPRPLPGPAQTQNFYGHSFASAHIAAALALRAERHPDLTPEAARTYLQQMSR, encoded by the coding sequence ATGGGTCAGGACAGCGCGCCGACAGGAGCGGGAGTCAAAGTCGCGCTTATCGACAGCGGGGTGAACGCCCAGCATTCGCATGTTGGCAACGTTGCGGGTGGTATCCATTTTTTCCTGAACGATGAGAACGCGGTCCAGACCAGCCCGGAGTACCCCGATCACATCGGGCACGGAACCGCCCTCGCCGGCGTGGTCCGTGCCAAAGCCCCGCAGTCTGAACTCTACGCGGTCAAGATTTTTACCGACCATCTGGCCACTGCGTTTCCGGTCCTGGAAGCGGCCTTGGGCTGGGCCATTGGACAGCGCATGAAAAGCATCAGTCTGAGTCTGGGGCTGATTAACGCGCAGCATCGCCAGCCGCTCTCGACGCTCGTCGCCCAGGCACAAGAAGCAAACCTCATCCTGATTGCGTCTTCTCCCCCGGACCGCTCGGATGTGTTACCCGCAACCTTACCCGGCGTCATAGGCGTGGCCGCGGATGAAAGCTGCGCCTGGGACGAATACCGCGCCCTCACAGACAGCCCGGTTCCCTTTCGCGCCCATCCCTATCCGCGCCCCCTGCCCGGCCCGGCCCAGACGCAGAACTTTTACGGCCATAGTTTTGCCTCGGCGCATATTGCCGCAGCCCTCGCCCTCCGGGCCGAGCGCCACCCGGACCTGACGCCGGAAGCCGCCCGGACCTATCTCCAACAGATGAGTCGCG